Proteins from a genomic interval of Sphingobacterium lactis:
- a CDS encoding M28 family metallopeptidase, translating into MKKFYIFFLLIFLVQLTFGQTFSSDKLSKHVHYLASEELEGRALGTAGKDKATAYILDHFQSAGLQPFFPSYKQEFELKIDLAWLMATNVVGLVEGSDPALKQEYIVLGAHYDHLGRTRDSKDYYPGADDNASGVATLLELASYYGKPENRPKRSLIFIAFDAEESGLNGSKYFVDHLATDTLIQIKAMFSFDMVGMLSKNGGLGLKGIGTLANGKELAHKHARELQVKNVSSLIEMRTDTDPFGKKGIPAIHVYTGSKSPYHKPADKADLLDYPGMEKVAQYTADLVDDLASQPEILAISSMDVKRGKGGRNYQRFTYGLTFGLGSSSHSYKEEFFDAKEDAAASGGVRLQYRFHRQFSLSLEGLYNYNSSQSAQQTFSREGIMVPLNLQFGTNFYVFAGAYYTHYLKAKIGDQKLDFKDSLRKQEWGANYGVGINYLRYDVRLQGTRGFQSIYNDGPKVIPRGFYISFTYNL; encoded by the coding sequence ATGAAAAAATTCTATATTTTCTTTTTGCTGATTTTTCTTGTTCAACTAACATTTGGACAAACCTTTTCATCTGACAAACTGTCGAAGCACGTACATTATTTAGCTTCCGAAGAATTGGAAGGCCGTGCCTTGGGTACCGCAGGAAAAGATAAAGCGACCGCCTATATTCTCGATCATTTTCAAAGCGCTGGTCTACAACCTTTCTTCCCGAGTTACAAGCAGGAGTTTGAACTGAAGATCGATCTGGCTTGGCTTATGGCGACCAATGTCGTAGGCTTGGTGGAGGGCAGTGATCCTGCACTCAAACAAGAGTATATTGTTCTTGGCGCACATTACGATCATTTGGGTAGAACCAGGGACAGTAAGGATTATTATCCAGGTGCTGACGATAATGCATCTGGCGTTGCCACTTTGCTGGAATTAGCCAGTTATTATGGAAAGCCAGAAAATCGACCGAAGCGCAGCTTGATCTTCATTGCCTTTGATGCCGAAGAATCCGGCCTGAACGGATCCAAATATTTTGTGGACCATTTGGCCACTGATACCCTCATTCAGATCAAGGCAATGTTCAGCTTTGATATGGTGGGTATGCTGTCAAAAAATGGTGGACTCGGACTGAAGGGCATCGGCACATTGGCCAATGGAAAGGAGCTTGCCCACAAGCATGCTCGTGAATTGCAGGTAAAGAATGTGTCCAGTTTGATTGAAATGCGAACGGATACCGATCCTTTCGGCAAAAAGGGAATTCCTGCCATCCACGTGTATACAGGTAGTAAATCACCTTATCACAAACCAGCTGACAAAGCCGATCTGCTAGATTATCCAGGAATGGAAAAGGTCGCCCAGTACACAGCAGATCTAGTGGATGACCTTGCCAGCCAACCGGAAATTCTGGCGATCAGCAGCATGGATGTAAAGCGCGGTAAGGGTGGACGGAACTACCAGCGGTTCACCTATGGACTCACCTTCGGCCTCGGAAGCAGCAGCCACTCGTATAAAGAGGAATTCTTTGATGCCAAGGAAGATGCTGCTGCCAGCGGTGGTGTTCGGCTCCAATATCGTTTCCATCGGCAATTTTCATTGAGTCTTGAAGGGCTCTACAACTACAACAGCAGCCAGTCCGCACAGCAGACTTTCTCCAGAGAAGGCATCATGGTTCCCTTAAACCTACAATTTGGTACAAATTTCTATGTCTTCGCCGGTGCTTACTACACCCATTACCTGAAAGCAAAAATTGGAGACCAAAAACTGGATTTCAAAGACTCCCTTAGAAAACAGGAATGGGGCGCAAACTATGGTGTGGGAATAAACTATTTGCGCTATGATGTCCGCCTGCAAGGAACCCGTGGCTTCCAGTCCATCTACAACGATGGGCCGAAGGTTATTCCAAGAGGATTCTATATATCATTTACATACAACTTGTAG
- a CDS encoding putative monovalent cation/H+ antiporter subunit A has product MLFTILLGLISSLLLIPFGKKLKSSWSILLPLVPTILFAIYLGYIPKIANGITLSQAINWVPSLGVNFNLKLDGLSLLFCLLITGIGTGIFFYARTYLKGHPYFDRFFGYLYLFMSAMLGVVLSDNIFLLFIFWELTSISSFFLIGFNNDQEASRKSAMTALTITGMGGFFLLAGLVLVGNVAGTYQISELIQYKDQIQAHPQYPLILGLIFMGAFTKSAQFPFHFWLPGAMKAPTPVSAYLHSATMVKAGIYLLARFFPILGGTELWSYTLMGFGGFTMLFAAVHSLFRTDLKSILAYTTISALGILVFLLGIGTKEAIVAASVFILVHALYKATLFLVTGIIDHETGTRDICKLGGLRKVLPPVALAAFLAALSSAGVPLTFGFIGKDLIYEATLHSPEGWMLILTGLAVVTNICLSAGGFMAGLKPFFGKLPEAYSKVHLPYKSMWIPPLILAVLGVVFGCMPGWVGNMLNYQAANSIFGTDTEMHLAIWHGFNTVLLLSAITIVSGFILYFSNKPSAAKVNFIQKFESISAQRILTGYGNDILKFSERFTNFFHNGYLRSYHMKIILFAEGLLIYKLWQSGPIQIDFDNLTPLTIYEVAVVVILLGALLIVVSTPSRLTSVVAMSVIGYCICLMYVFYSAPDLAMTQFTIDTLSTVLFVLVLYKLPSFLNLASKKQMYRDSVVALGFGAILAIIALKVLYEPIQTQTSDFYGENAYILAKGKNVVNLILADFRGIDTMFETVVLGIAALGVYSLLKLRLKSSEKE; this is encoded by the coding sequence ATGCTATTTACCATACTTCTAGGACTGATTTCTTCCCTATTGCTGATACCTTTTGGCAAAAAGTTAAAATCATCTTGGAGTATTTTATTGCCTTTGGTGCCGACAATTCTATTTGCCATTTACCTGGGCTATATCCCAAAAATCGCCAATGGAATAACTTTATCGCAAGCCATTAATTGGGTTCCGTCCTTGGGTGTCAACTTTAACCTGAAGTTAGACGGACTTTCCCTACTGTTCTGTTTATTGATTACGGGCATCGGCACGGGTATCTTCTTTTATGCCCGAACATACCTAAAGGGACACCCCTATTTCGACCGATTCTTTGGCTACCTCTATTTGTTTATGTCAGCCATGTTGGGTGTGGTCCTATCGGATAATATCTTCCTGCTGTTCATTTTTTGGGAGCTGACGAGTATCAGTTCATTCTTCCTTATCGGTTTCAACAACGATCAGGAGGCCTCCCGCAAAAGCGCGATGACAGCACTGACCATTACCGGGATGGGTGGTTTCTTTCTGTTGGCCGGCTTGGTGCTGGTGGGCAATGTGGCGGGAACCTATCAGATTTCGGAACTCATTCAATACAAAGACCAGATACAGGCACATCCGCAATACCCTTTGATCTTGGGGCTTATCTTTATGGGTGCATTTACCAAATCGGCGCAGTTTCCATTCCATTTCTGGTTACCGGGCGCGATGAAGGCACCGACCCCCGTGTCGGCATACCTCCACTCGGCCACCATGGTAAAAGCAGGGATCTATCTTTTGGCACGTTTCTTCCCAATTTTGGGAGGCACCGAACTGTGGAGCTATACCCTGATGGGCTTCGGCGGATTTACCATGCTCTTTGCAGCGGTACATTCCCTCTTCCGAACGGACCTCAAATCCATCCTTGCCTATACGACAATTTCGGCACTCGGTATCCTGGTATTCCTATTGGGCATCGGCACCAAGGAAGCGATTGTTGCCGCCTCGGTGTTTATATTGGTCCATGCCCTTTATAAGGCTACCCTGTTCCTGGTGACGGGAATTATTGACCACGAAACGGGCACCCGTGATATCTGCAAACTGGGCGGATTGCGGAAAGTATTGCCCCCTGTAGCATTAGCTGCATTTTTAGCCGCGCTGAGTAGTGCCGGAGTGCCCCTCACCTTCGGCTTTATCGGAAAGGACCTCATCTACGAAGCTACCCTCCATTCACCTGAAGGCTGGATGCTGATCCTGACAGGATTAGCCGTTGTGACGAACATCTGCCTTTCCGCCGGCGGTTTTATGGCCGGTCTGAAGCCTTTCTTCGGTAAATTACCGGAAGCCTACAGCAAGGTCCACCTGCCGTACAAATCCATGTGGATTCCACCATTGATCCTAGCAGTTCTGGGCGTTGTTTTTGGCTGTATGCCGGGATGGGTGGGCAACATGCTGAACTACCAAGCGGCTAACAGCATATTTGGCACCGATACGGAAATGCACTTGGCGATATGGCATGGTTTCAACACCGTCCTCTTGCTGAGCGCTATCACCATAGTCAGTGGATTTATCCTCTACTTCAGTAATAAACCGAGCGCAGCCAAAGTTAATTTTATCCAGAAATTTGAGTCCATCTCCGCGCAGCGCATACTGACGGGATATGGAAATGATATCCTGAAATTTTCGGAACGCTTTACGAACTTCTTCCACAACGGATACCTGCGCTCCTACCACATGAAGATCATTCTCTTTGCAGAAGGATTACTGATCTACAAATTGTGGCAGAGTGGACCCATACAGATTGATTTCGACAACCTGACACCGCTCACCATCTATGAGGTTGCCGTGGTGGTTATTCTCTTAGGGGCATTGCTGATCGTCGTATCGACACCTTCCCGCTTAACTTCGGTGGTGGCGATGAGTGTTATCGGGTATTGTATCTGTTTGATGTATGTGTTCTACAGTGCACCGGATTTGGCGATGACGCAGTTTACCATCGATACATTAAGTACGGTCTTGTTCGTTTTGGTGCTTTACAAACTACCAAGCTTCCTGAACCTAGCTTCCAAGAAGCAGATGTACCGCGACAGTGTGGTAGCTTTAGGTTTTGGTGCCATCCTGGCGATTATCGCCCTGAAAGTACTTTACGAACCGATTCAAACACAGACCAGCGATTTCTACGGAGAAAATGCCTATATATTGGCAAAGGGAAAAAATGTGGTCAACTTGATCCTAGCGGATTTCCGTGGTATTGACACCATGTTTGAAACCGTGGTTCTTGGCATCGCCGCATTAGGGGTGTACAGTTTATTAAAATTAAGGTTAAAATCATCAGAAAAGGAATAG
- a CDS encoding Na+/H+ antiporter subunit B, which translates to MRSIILQTATRYLLPILLLFSFFLLLRGHYSPGGGFVGGLVASIAFVLHSFANGTEATMKILKRKPLSLIPIGLGISAVSVVLPTFFGLPPMTGLWWEEKIPVIGMIGSALFFDLGVYLVVIGVVLTILFTISLTKD; encoded by the coding sequence ATGCGCAGTATAATTTTACAGACAGCAACGCGGTATCTATTACCGATCTTATTATTGTTCTCCTTCTTTCTGTTATTGAGAGGACATTACTCCCCTGGAGGGGGATTTGTGGGCGGCTTGGTTGCATCCATTGCATTCGTTTTGCACAGTTTCGCCAATGGTACCGAAGCCACCATGAAAATATTGAAGCGAAAACCATTATCCCTCATCCCAATCGGGTTGGGGATATCGGCGGTCAGTGTGGTCCTTCCGACGTTCTTCGGTCTGCCACCCATGACCGGATTATGGTGGGAAGAGAAAATCCCCGTGATCGGCATGATCGGATCGGCGCTGTTCTTTGACCTGGGCGTTTACCTGGTCGTTATTGGCGTGGTATTAACCATATTGTTCACCATTTCCCTAACGAAAGATTAA
- a CDS encoding Na+/H+ antiporter subunit C, protein MELLLVLVLGLLYAAGVFLILRRSMVKLLLGIMLLGNGTNILIFLLGSITKGKPPVIDPDHNVFQDIYADPIPQALILTAIVISFALTAFAIVLLKRVYALVDTDDLDDLNTPEEEDI, encoded by the coding sequence ATGGAGTTACTGTTAGTATTGGTCTTAGGCCTCTTGTACGCTGCTGGGGTATTCCTGATCCTTCGCCGGAGCATGGTGAAATTGCTCTTGGGGATCATGTTGCTCGGGAATGGAACGAACATCCTGATTTTCCTATTGGGATCCATTACCAAGGGAAAACCACCTGTCATCGATCCGGACCATAATGTTTTCCAGGATATCTACGCTGATCCGATCCCGCAGGCACTGATCCTGACGGCCATCGTGATCAGCTTTGCCTTGACAGCCTTCGCGATCGTATTACTGAAACGTGTCTACGCATTAGTGGACACCGATGATTTAGATGACTTAAACACGCCGGAAGAAGAAGATATATGA
- a CDS encoding proton-conducting transporter membrane subunit codes for MIDNHILAPVFIHLFTAIIQLVAWRKTVSQRFLSVGGTFIGLLIAIRLFAKVYTEGSLHLNASNWEAPFGIVFVADLLSTTMVLLTSIAGFAVSIFSSVGLSRQRMLYGYFPIFHFLLMGLNGAFLTGDIFNLYVWFEVIIISSFVLMTLGGRKAQLEGAVKYMAMNILASTFFLTGIGILYGITGSLNMVDLALKIRDFDNKALVGVTSIFFILGFGIKSAVFPLYYWLPSSYHTPPSAVAATFGGLLTKVGIYAILRVFSLIFIPDDFTRTLFMVIAVLTILTGAFGALIKTNIRRLFSYLIVCHIGFMLGGIAMFTKLALMGTVFYLIHDIMVKTNMFLIAGYIRLVRGTMDMKRLGGLYKEYPLISLIIALILFSLVGIPPLSGFWPKIYLFQEAFVDKQYFFVAALIIGSLVTMYVIAKMWSEVFWKDSPADEVVEDNFKDLPLFKKLLLIIPILILGSVTLYIGLNAENIITVVDRITNELLDTSSYIRTVLGDKVFEQ; via the coding sequence ATGATCGATAACCATATTTTAGCCCCAGTATTTATCCATCTCTTTACGGCGATCATCCAATTGGTTGCCTGGCGGAAGACGGTTTCTCAACGCTTTCTTAGCGTTGGCGGGACATTCATTGGCTTGCTGATCGCTATCCGACTGTTTGCGAAGGTCTATACCGAAGGCTCACTGCACCTGAATGCATCCAACTGGGAAGCGCCTTTTGGCATCGTCTTCGTGGCCGATCTGCTCAGTACCACCATGGTGCTCTTGACATCGATCGCCGGATTTGCAGTATCCATCTTTTCCTCCGTTGGCTTGAGCAGACAGCGAATGCTGTATGGCTATTTCCCGATTTTCCACTTCTTGTTGATGGGGCTCAATGGTGCCTTCCTGACCGGCGATATATTCAACCTATACGTCTGGTTTGAGGTTATCATTATCTCCTCCTTTGTGTTGATGACCCTAGGTGGTCGTAAGGCGCAGTTGGAGGGCGCCGTAAAGTACATGGCGATGAACATCCTGGCTTCGACATTTTTCCTTACGGGCATCGGGATTCTATATGGCATTACGGGATCCTTGAACATGGTCGATCTGGCCCTGAAAATCCGTGACTTCGACAACAAAGCGCTGGTGGGTGTGACATCCATCTTCTTTATCCTAGGATTCGGTATTAAATCGGCCGTATTCCCGCTCTATTATTGGCTGCCATCCTCCTACCATACTCCGCCATCAGCGGTGGCCGCAACGTTTGGAGGTTTGCTCACCAAGGTCGGCATTTACGCCATCCTGCGGGTTTTCAGCTTGATCTTTATTCCGGACGACTTTACCAGAACATTATTTATGGTCATTGCCGTGCTCACCATCCTGACGGGAGCATTCGGCGCGCTGATCAAAACAAATATCCGCAGGTTATTTTCCTACCTGATCGTCTGCCACATCGGCTTTATGTTGGGTGGTATCGCTATGTTTACCAAACTCGCCCTGATGGGAACCGTATTCTACCTGATCCATGACATCATGGTCAAGACCAATATGTTCCTGATTGCTGGCTATATCCGCCTGGTCCGGGGAACCATGGACATGAAGCGTTTGGGTGGCCTCTATAAGGAATATCCCCTGATCTCCCTGATTATAGCGTTGATCCTGTTCTCCTTGGTAGGTATCCCACCATTATCTGGATTCTGGCCTAAGATCTACCTATTCCAGGAAGCCTTTGTCGATAAACAGTATTTCTTCGTTGCAGCGCTGATCATCGGGAGTTTGGTGACCATGTACGTCATCGCCAAGATGTGGTCAGAAGTGTTCTGGAAGGATAGCCCAGCGGACGAAGTGGTGGAAGACAACTTCAAGGATTTGCCCCTGTTCAAAAAGCTTCTGCTGATTATTCCGATTCTTATCTTGGGATCAGTAACTTTATATATTGGGTTGAATGCAGAAAACATCATCACTGTAGTCGACAGGATAACGAACGAATTGTTGGACACAAGCTCATACATCCGTACGGTGTTGGGTGATAAAGTATTTGAGCAATGA
- a CDS encoding Na+/H+ antiporter subunit E: MIKFFLMNLLLSFIWVALTGSMYYSNFIFGYLLGFGVLWVMNRDETDQRYFYRVPKIISFFFFFLFEMIKANIQVAYDVITPKYFFKPGIIRYPINAQTDFEINILSTFISLTPGTLIIDISDDRKAIYIHVMYLKDEEQFIRSLKTGVERKLLEILR; this comes from the coding sequence ATGATCAAGTTTTTCCTAATGAACCTCTTGCTATCCTTTATCTGGGTAGCGCTGACCGGATCCATGTACTATTCGAACTTCATTTTCGGCTACCTCTTGGGTTTTGGCGTGCTATGGGTTATGAACAGGGATGAAACCGACCAACGGTACTTCTATCGTGTTCCGAAGATCATCAGTTTCTTTTTCTTTTTCCTGTTCGAGATGATCAAGGCCAACATTCAGGTGGCCTACGATGTGATCACCCCGAAATACTTTTTTAAACCGGGCATTATACGGTACCCGATCAATGCGCAGACGGATTTTGAAATCAATATCCTCTCCACATTTATCTCCCTGACACCCGGTACACTGATCATTGATATCAGTGACGATAGAAAAGCGATTTATATACATGTGATGTACCTGAAGGATGAGGAACAGTTCATCCGTTCCCTAAAGACAGGTGTTGAGCGTAAATTATTGGAGATATTACGATGA
- a CDS encoding monovalent cation/H+ antiporter complex subunit F, producing MSLETYFDYVILPILTISVLLVFIRLFKGPTVVDRVIALDLIITIGIGIITVYSIRQEQEVLLDVAIILALIAFLGTIAFSYYIEKQKDD from the coding sequence ATGAGTTTAGAGACCTATTTTGATTATGTCATCCTGCCGATCCTGACCATTTCGGTATTGTTGGTCTTTATCCGATTGTTTAAGGGGCCAACAGTTGTGGACCGGGTGATTGCCCTGGATCTGATCATTACGATTGGTATCGGTATTATCACGGTCTACAGTATCCGTCAGGAACAGGAAGTCCTGTTGGATGTGGCGATCATCCTTGCGCTGATTGCATTCTTGGGGACCATTGCCTTTTCATATTACATAGAGAAACAGAAAGATGATTGA
- the mnhG gene encoding monovalent cation/H(+) antiporter subunit G: protein MIDIILAIFSTIGALSILFAAIGVLRMPDFYLRLSVTVKAATLGVGLLLTCAAIMFPEDVSVTTKSIAIIFFLLLTAPIAAHMIAKAAYFTGTPLWKGTVVDRLQGMYNKETHCLESDPKKADRAAEDNIADTDDATD, encoded by the coding sequence ATGATTGATATTATATTGGCCATATTCAGCACCATCGGTGCCTTATCCATTCTATTCGCAGCAATTGGCGTCCTGCGGATGCCTGATTTCTACCTTCGCCTCTCCGTGACCGTAAAGGCGGCAACCTTAGGGGTGGGTTTGTTACTCACCTGTGCAGCCATTATGTTCCCAGAGGATGTTTCGGTAACCACCAAATCCATCGCCATTATCTTCTTCTTGCTTCTTACGGCTCCTATTGCCGCCCACATGATTGCCAAGGCCGCGTATTTTACAGGTACTCCGCTCTGGAAAGGAACGGTGGTAGACCGATTACAGGGCATGTACAACAAGGAAACCCACTGCTTGGAGAGCGACCCTAAAAAAGCAGATCGTGCCGCCGAAGATAATATCGCCGACACGGACGATGCCACGGACTAA